From the genome of Winogradskyella forsetii, one region includes:
- a CDS encoding putative LPS assembly protein LptD translates to MAFQKPSHTFTKIHLKGLRTNRIHILFTMSFIVFINTFSFAQELPKKKPSIPAEQQKDSTAAAVDSIVIDSIIKPPTNIKEIDSTKKDSTKQEGLLAGIVNYRASDYVALNQRKKEIYLYNEAEVLYQDMEIKAGVIVIDYSKNLVYAGRIKDSTGYSQHPVFKQGENVIEPDSIVFNTETKKALVFNSRTEQQGFKVYSPITKKENDSVYFMKNGKFTTAEDEEDPEYQFVTTKMKLVPNKKVIVGATYMEIYGVPTPIALPFAFFPMTKKQTSGIIFPSFGEDNDRGYNLQNGGYYFAISDYLDLAVLGDYYTNGSYGLRLENNYSLRYRYRGNVSFRYENLLRSERGFPDFSQSTIYNIRWSHSQDGKANPSSRFSASVNLGSSTYFQESINQLNQSNFLNNTLASSVSYSKTFSGEPEVNVSLTASHRQNTNTGDIDLTLPTFQMSMGRIYPFAPKTGTKKGAIHNINFQLNTRGEYSIQTNDSIFGKNEMFDDARTGMRHSIPLTTNFKVFDHFSVSTNANFEETWTVKTVKKLWNQTEQEEVEIDQNGFDRFLTYNVGASVGTTIYGMYNFEEKGEDKKIKAIRHVMRPSLSYSISPAFDQYYETYDVIDADGTTIDQVEYTRFENSLYGRPGNNYSSSVGISLGNNLEAKIRAKDSTETEPEKIFILNNLNFSTSYNIAADSLNWSPVRVSGGTQILNKKMSINFGMTLNPYALDSNNSVVNTYNINNGGSLFRLTSANINMSYTLSNDSFSGKESDEDKASSQESARSGGRTDDLFGKSQDFADKRLSDSDKNKDDKDENNEFYNYKMPWSLRLAYSANYGNTRRENQISSHSLMFSGDIDLSPRWSVGASSGYDFLNQGFTYTQLRFERDLLSWRMNFSWIPFSDRSSWNFFIGIKSSLLKDLKYDQRRRPDQQVGN, encoded by the coding sequence TTGGCGTTTCAAAAACCGAGCCATACTTTTACAAAAATACATTTAAAAGGATTGCGTACAAATAGAATACACATACTTTTTACCATGAGTTTTATAGTGTTTATTAACACTTTTAGCTTCGCCCAAGAATTACCTAAAAAGAAACCTTCCATTCCTGCTGAACAACAGAAAGATTCTACTGCTGCTGCGGTCGATTCAATTGTTATTGATTCCATTATAAAACCACCGACAAATATTAAGGAAATTGACTCCACCAAAAAAGACTCCACCAAACAAGAAGGTCTTTTAGCGGGAATCGTCAATTATAGAGCCTCGGATTATGTGGCCTTGAATCAAAGGAAGAAAGAAATATACCTTTATAACGAAGCCGAAGTACTATATCAGGATATGGAAATTAAGGCAGGTGTTATTGTCATTGATTATAGTAAAAACCTGGTATATGCTGGTCGGATAAAAGATTCTACAGGGTATTCCCAACATCCCGTTTTTAAACAAGGCGAGAATGTTATTGAGCCAGACTCCATTGTTTTTAATACGGAAACCAAGAAAGCCTTAGTTTTTAACTCTAGAACCGAGCAGCAAGGTTTTAAAGTGTATTCTCCTATCACGAAAAAAGAAAATGATTCCGTTTATTTTATGAAAAACGGAAAGTTTACTACGGCTGAAGATGAAGAAGATCCCGAATACCAATTTGTAACCACAAAAATGAAATTGGTTCCTAATAAAAAGGTGATTGTCGGCGCGACTTACATGGAAATTTATGGTGTACCAACACCAATTGCCTTGCCTTTTGCGTTTTTCCCCATGACCAAAAAACAGACGTCTGGTATCATATTTCCCTCTTTTGGAGAAGACAATGACAGAGGTTACAATTTACAAAATGGTGGTTACTATTTTGCGATTAGCGATTATTTGGATCTGGCTGTTCTTGGGGATTATTACACCAACGGCAGTTACGGTTTACGACTGGAAAACAATTATTCCCTACGTTATAGATATAGGGGAAATGTAAGTTTTAGGTATGAAAATTTACTTCGTAGTGAGCGTGGATTCCCTGATTTTAGCCAAAGTACAATTTATAATATAAGATGGTCACATAGCCAAGATGGCAAAGCTAATCCGAGTTCACGCTTTTCAGCTTCCGTGAACTTGGGAAGTAGTACGTATTTCCAAGAATCGATTAACCAATTAAACCAGTCCAACTTTTTAAATAATACCTTGGCCTCCTCAGTGTCCTATTCAAAGACATTTTCTGGTGAGCCAGAGGTCAATGTCAGCTTAACCGCCTCTCATAGACAAAACACGAATACGGGAGATATTGATTTAACCTTACCTACATTTCAAATGTCCATGGGTAGAATTTATCCTTTTGCCCCAAAAACAGGAACAAAAAAAGGGGCGATCCATAATATTAACTTTCAGTTAAACACCAGAGGTGAATATTCCATTCAGACCAATGATTCTATATTTGGCAAAAATGAAATGTTTGATGATGCCAGAACAGGCATGCGACACAGTATCCCACTTACGACCAACTTTAAGGTATTTGATCATTTTAGCGTGAGTACCAATGCTAATTTCGAAGAAACTTGGACCGTTAAAACCGTTAAGAAACTCTGGAACCAAACTGAACAAGAGGAAGTGGAGATCGACCAAAATGGTTTTGACCGTTTTTTAACCTACAATGTAGGTGCCAGCGTTGGAACCACTATTTATGGGATGTACAATTTTGAAGAAAAAGGTGAGGATAAAAAGATAAAAGCAATTCGACATGTGATGCGACCTTCCTTAAGTTATTCAATCAGTCCGGCATTCGACCAATATTACGAAACCTATGATGTCATAGATGCAGATGGCACCACGATAGATCAAGTTGAATATACACGATTCGAAAATTCGCTATACGGACGGCCTGGCAACAACTATTCCAGTAGTGTTGGGATTTCATTAGGTAATAACCTTGAAGCTAAAATTAGGGCGAAAGATTCTACCGAAACAGAGCCTGAAAAAATATTTATTTTAAACAATCTTAATTTTTCAACCTCCTACAATATTGCAGCGGATTCTCTTAATTGGAGTCCTGTTCGAGTGAGTGGTGGTACTCAAATTTTAAATAAAAAAATGAGTATTAATTTTGGTATGACGTTGAATCCCTATGCTTTAGACAGCAATAATAGTGTGGTTAATACTTACAATATCAATAATGGCGGAAGTTTGTTTAGGCTAACATCTGCTAACATCAATATGAGCTACACCTTATCTAATGATAGCTTTTCTGGGAAGGAATCCGATGAGGACAAAGCGTCTTCTCAAGAATCTGCGCGTTCTGGCGGCCGAACGGATGATTTATTTGGCAAATCCCAAGATTTTGCAGACAAGCGACTTTCAGACAGCGATAAAAACAAGGATGATAAGGACGAAAATAACGAATTCTATAATTATAAAATGCCATGGAGCCTTCGATTGGCATATTCTGCCAATTATGGAAACACAAGACGTGAAAACCAGATTTCATCGCATTCTTTGATGTTTTCAGGAGATATCGATTTATCGCCAAGATGGAGTGTGGGTGCCTCTTCTGGTTATGATTTTTTAAATCAAGGATTTACCTATACACAACTCCGTTTTGAACGTGATTTATTAAGTTGGCGAATGAATTTTTCTTGGATCCCTTTTAGCGACCGGAGTTCATGGAATTTCTTTATCGGGATAAAATCTAGCTTACTAAAAGATTTGAAGTACGATCAACGGAGACGACCAGATCAGCAGGTTGGGAATTAG
- a CDS encoding (Fe-S)-binding protein produces the protein MEYLPNIIFAIVLVAGISYFAKNVKKLIRNIKLGHKVDASDHTSERWKNVVNIALGQSKMVKRPVSGFLHVIVYVGFVIINIEVLEIIIDGIFGTHRIGLSILPESVYGFLIGSFEILALLVLVSVIIFWIRRNIIKIRRFMGSDLKGWPKSDGNIILYFEVVLMILFLVMNATDTSFQNMEAGNVISQFIAPWFEGFSEGTLFTIERTAWWLHIVGILVFLNYLYFSKHLHILLAFPNVYYGKVVPKGKFNNLDAVTAEVKLMMDPDADPYAAPAETEEDEVPAKFGASDVMDLSQVQLLSAYTCTECGRCTSECPANLTGKKLSPRKIMMDTRDRLEEVGKNIDANNGEFKDDGKQLLGDYITNEELWACTTCNACVEACPVSIDPLSIIMDMRRYLVMEQSAAPMELNNMMTNIENNGAPWPYNQMDRLKWKDE, from the coding sequence ATGGAATATTTACCAAATATCATTTTTGCTATAGTTTTAGTCGCTGGTATCAGTTATTTTGCTAAAAATGTAAAAAAGCTAATCCGTAACATTAAGTTAGGTCATAAAGTTGATGCAAGTGATCATACTTCAGAACGTTGGAAAAACGTCGTGAATATTGCTTTGGGACAGAGCAAAATGGTGAAACGACCGGTTTCTGGTTTTCTTCATGTCATTGTTTATGTCGGCTTCGTGATTATCAATATTGAAGTCTTGGAAATTATTATCGATGGTATCTTTGGGACGCATCGCATAGGTCTGTCCATATTACCAGAATCCGTATATGGTTTCTTAATTGGATCGTTTGAAATATTGGCGCTTTTGGTTTTGGTGTCGGTAATTATATTTTGGATTCGTAGAAATATCATTAAAATTAGACGCTTCATGGGTTCAGATTTAAAAGGCTGGCCAAAAAGCGATGGAAATATTATTCTTTATTTTGAAGTGGTGCTCATGATTTTGTTTTTAGTGATGAACGCAACCGATACGTCATTTCAAAATATGGAGGCAGGTAATGTGATTTCACAATTTATAGCACCTTGGTTTGAAGGCTTTTCAGAAGGCACACTGTTCACTATTGAAAGAACCGCTTGGTGGTTACATATTGTTGGTATTCTTGTGTTCTTGAATTATTTGTACTTCTCAAAACATTTACATATTCTTTTGGCATTCCCAAATGTGTATTATGGAAAAGTGGTACCAAAAGGAAAATTCAATAATCTTGATGCTGTTACAGCTGAAGTGAAATTAATGATGGATCCAGATGCGGATCCTTATGCGGCACCTGCGGAGACTGAAGAAGATGAAGTGCCAGCAAAGTTTGGTGCCAGTGATGTGATGGACTTGTCTCAAGTGCAATTGCTAAGTGCTTATACCTGTACTGAATGTGGTCGTTGTACAAGTGAATGTCCTGCGAATTTAACAGGAAAGAAATTATCGCCTCGTAAAATAATGATGGATACACGAGATCGATTGGAAGAGGTCGGAAAAAATATCGATGCCAACAACGGTGAATTCAAGGATGATGGCAAACAACTTTTAGGCGACTATATTACAAACGAAGAACTTTGGGCTTGTACCACCTGTAATGCATGTGTAGAAGCTTGTCCTGTAAGTATTGATCCGCTATCTATTATTATGGATATGCGTCGTTATTTAGTGATGGAGCAAAGTGCCGCACCAATGGAACTGAATAACATGATGACCAACATAGAAAACAACGGAGCACCTTGGCCTTATAACCAAATGGACCGTTTGAAATGGAAGGATGAATAA
- a CDS encoding MlaD family protein, whose amino-acid sequence MKISREIKTAILVLSGIALFIFLFTYLKGEDIFTSSNTFYTEFDYNGLTESSPVTIKGNKIGKIEEIKYDFDTGKTLVSFSVTPELNFSKNSIVRLYQTGLMGGSALAIIDAADGNMAQPGDYIKSEVKEGVISSLGEDFSGLSEGLGTTLKSADTLVNSLNTLVVDDSEDGLKKTIAELNTTLRSFQGVAFAANNLISKNDEKIASLLENFDKTAAELSILVKGLNEADLANTVKNLDEMILKFNQLASGLEAGEGSIGKLLKDESLYDNLENASKELELLLLDIKLHPARYRRILSKREIPYEEPTQEELNNN is encoded by the coding sequence TTGAAAATTTCAAGAGAAATTAAAACCGCAATACTAGTCTTATCTGGTATCGCCCTTTTTATATTTTTATTTACCTATTTAAAAGGCGAAGATATATTTACAAGCTCAAATACGTTTTATACGGAATTTGATTATAACGGTTTAACGGAATCCTCTCCAGTGACTATTAAAGGTAACAAGATTGGAAAGATAGAAGAGATCAAATACGATTTTGATACCGGTAAGACCTTAGTATCTTTTTCGGTAACTCCCGAGCTAAATTTTTCAAAAAACAGTATAGTTAGGCTTTACCAAACTGGCTTAATGGGAGGTAGTGCATTGGCAATTATTGATGCTGCAGATGGTAATATGGCGCAACCAGGAGATTATATTAAGTCCGAAGTCAAGGAAGGTGTTATATCGTCATTGGGAGAGGATTTCTCTGGTTTAAGTGAAGGATTGGGCACAACGCTTAAATCTGCAGACACTTTAGTGAATAGTTTGAATACCTTAGTTGTCGATGATTCTGAAGATGGTTTAAAAAAGACTATTGCAGAGTTGAATACGACTTTAAGATCTTTTCAGGGTGTTGCATTTGCCGCTAATAATTTAATTAGTAAAAATGATGAAAAAATTGCCTCATTATTAGAAAACTTTGATAAAACAGCTGCAGAGTTATCAATTTTAGTCAAAGGTTTAAACGAAGCTGATCTAGCCAATACCGTTAAGAATCTTGACGAGATGATTCTAAAATTCAATCAATTGGCATCTGGTTTAGAAGCAGGAGAGGGGTCTATCGGTAAATTATTGAAAGACGAATCCCTATATGATAATTTAGAAAATGCTTCAAAAGAATTAGAGCTTTTATTATTGGATATTAAGCTGCATCCTGCACGTTATAGACGTATTTTGTCTAAAAGGGAGATTCCTTATGAGGAACCAACCCAAGAGGAATTAAATAACAACTAG
- a CDS encoding PH domain-containing protein — protein MEATDFSQPQRQSSKGIIIIFAFNAVTFFKKFFVLFIAFGISIMKSKSIGNVTPTMMVLALIAVLLIILVIAILKFLNFKFHLSKDDFHLATGIINKDNTIIPKSKIQNVYIKQNFLQQVIDVVSVKIETAGDKKSEIEISALDKPTALLLKKKLFHKSTVDNTQIEDIEEKNIFFKVTPKRLLLEGLSENHFKSFLIIFAFVFGLYSEFEQYSETIKVEDHIADLVRLDEDTFFNLLVTNVVIIIAVVFISFLFSVVKTFIINFNLEVVEHQKTIEINKGLFNKVSLSLTPSRIQNLVITTNRVKQYFNLHSLSVKQAMVNAKQQKNFKIVALEKEQLNYLTNKLLKNYINDGETAKPRPYFMRISAMKMLFFLVVINGMLLGLFGIELLWMNILLVPLAILYVYYAYKKAFYRISDDFVTIGSGVIDTTTNILEIHKIQAVKLKQTIFQKRIYITSLVIYTASKSVKIPYINEKEAFKIYNFLLYKVESQDRDWM, from the coding sequence ATGGAAGCAACTGATTTCTCACAACCACAAAGGCAATCTTCTAAAGGCATTATTATCATTTTCGCGTTTAATGCCGTGACGTTTTTTAAAAAGTTCTTTGTGCTTTTTATTGCTTTTGGAATTTCCATAATGAAGAGCAAATCCATTGGAAACGTGACACCAACGATGATGGTTTTAGCATTAATCGCTGTATTGCTCATTATTTTGGTGATTGCCATACTAAAATTCTTGAATTTCAAATTTCATTTGAGTAAAGACGATTTTCATTTAGCGACAGGGATCATTAATAAAGATAATACCATCATTCCGAAGTCAAAAATTCAGAATGTTTATATCAAACAAAATTTTTTACAGCAAGTTATAGACGTAGTTTCCGTAAAAATAGAAACGGCAGGCGATAAAAAATCTGAAATTGAAATCAGCGCCTTAGATAAGCCAACCGCTTTACTGTTAAAAAAGAAGCTATTCCATAAATCAACGGTTGACAATACGCAGATAGAAGACATTGAAGAAAAGAACATATTTTTTAAAGTCACACCAAAACGCCTATTGTTAGAAGGTTTGTCTGAAAATCATTTTAAAAGTTTTCTAATAATTTTTGCGTTTGTTTTCGGACTCTATAGTGAATTTGAACAGTATTCAGAAACTATAAAAGTGGAAGATCACATTGCAGATCTTGTAAGACTCGATGAGGATACATTTTTTAATCTGTTAGTGACTAACGTAGTGATTATTATTGCTGTTGTATTCATTTCGTTTTTATTTTCAGTCGTAAAAACCTTTATCATCAACTTTAATCTTGAAGTTGTGGAACATCAGAAAACGATAGAAATAAACAAAGGGCTTTTCAATAAAGTATCGTTGAGCTTAACGCCAAGTCGTATTCAGAATTTGGTCATTACCACAAATCGGGTAAAGCAGTATTTTAATTTACATAGCCTGTCCGTGAAACAAGCCATGGTAAATGCCAAGCAGCAAAAGAATTTTAAAATTGTCGCTTTAGAAAAGGAGCAGCTCAACTATCTAACAAACAAACTCTTAAAAAATTACATTAACGACGGCGAAACCGCAAAGCCAAGACCTTATTTTATGCGAATTTCGGCAATGAAAATGTTGTTTTTTCTGGTGGTTATCAATGGTATGCTTTTAGGTTTATTCGGCATTGAGTTATTATGGATGAATATTCTTTTAGTTCCCTTGGCGATACTTTATGTTTATTACGCCTATAAAAAAGCGTTTTATAGAATTTCCGACGACTTTGTAACCATTGGAAGTGGCGTCATTGATACCACAACCAATATTCTTGAAATTCATAAAATCCAAGCTGTAAAATTAAAACAGACTATTTTTCAAAAACGAATATATATTACCTCTCTTGTCATTTATACAGCTTCAAAATCGGTAAAGATTCCGTACATCAACGAAAAAGAGGCCTTTAAAATTTACAATTTCTTATTATATAAGGTCGAATCTCAGGATAGAGATTGGATGTAA
- a CDS encoding (Fe-S)-binding protein yields MSEQLKVPTMAEMMAEGKQPEILFWVGSAGSYDDRAKKITRAFVKILNKANVNFAVLGTEESNTGDVAKRAGNEFLFQMQAVMNIEVLNGYEVKRIVTCDPHSYNCIKNEYPGLGGNYEVIHHTQFIKDLLSSGRLKLEGNTYKGKRITFHDPCYLGRGNGVYDAPRDVLKKTNATLVEMKRHKSTALCCGAGGAQMFKDAEPGDKEVNVLRTEDALETQPQIIATGCPYCNTMMTDGVKFKEKEADIKVLDIAELIADA; encoded by the coding sequence ATGAGCGAGCAACTAAAAGTGCCAACCATGGCAGAAATGATGGCAGAAGGCAAACAACCGGAAATTTTATTTTGGGTGGGCTCTGCTGGTAGTTATGATGATAGAGCAAAGAAAATCACGAGAGCTTTCGTAAAAATTCTAAACAAAGCAAATGTCAATTTTGCCGTTTTGGGAACAGAAGAAAGCAATACAGGCGATGTGGCAAAACGCGCTGGCAATGAGTTCTTATTTCAGATGCAAGCCGTTATGAATATTGAGGTACTCAATGGTTACGAAGTCAAACGTATTGTGACTTGCGATCCACATTCTTATAATTGTATTAAGAATGAATATCCAGGTCTTGGTGGCAATTATGAAGTGATTCACCACACCCAGTTTATAAAAGATTTGTTAAGCTCTGGTCGTTTAAAGCTAGAAGGAAACACCTATAAAGGAAAACGTATCACATTTCATGATCCCTGTTATTTAGGTAGGGGTAATGGTGTGTATGATGCGCCAAGGGATGTGCTCAAAAAAACCAATGCAACGCTTGTTGAAATGAAACGCCACAAAAGCACAGCTTTATGTTGTGGTGCAGGAGGCGCACAGATGTTTAAGGATGCAGAACCAGGTGATAAGGAAGTCAATGTGCTTAGAACTGAAGACGCACTAGAGACGCAACCACAAATCATCGCTACAGGCTGTCCATATTGCAATACCATGATGACCGATGGTGTTAAGTTTAAAGAAAAAGAAGCAGATATTAAAGTTTTGGATATTGCGGAGCTGATTGCTGATGCCTAA
- a CDS encoding N-acetylmuramoyl-L-alanine amidase family protein has protein sequence MQTTQKPIIVLLILLFISTLTSYAPLSAQDDKFVVVLDAGHGGHDSGNIGNGHSEKNIALKVTLEVGKELAKNPDIKVIYTRKTDVFIELHERANIANKADADLFVSIHCNAHSSQASGTETFVLGEKNTGRNFDVAKRENEVIFLEDNYKENYEGFDPSSPESTIAIGIEQEVYVEQSIVLARKIEDNFISKAKRKSRGLKQASLLVIRNTYMPSVLVEVGFLTNKSEGSYLNTTAGQSKMATAIKTAILDYKKELDLNVGSHIIGATPEIKLDIEAEDPPRIIEGVTFKVQIAASSRDLEPKPYNFKGLSDITRDYTGKVYKYFSGKTSDYNEIIRLQEEARKAYSGAFIVAYKGDKRISMSEALNSDSD, from the coding sequence ATGCAAACGACACAAAAACCCATAATAGTATTACTCATTCTTTTATTTATAAGTACTTTAACATCTTATGCACCTTTAAGTGCGCAAGATGATAAGTTTGTTGTGGTCTTGGATGCTGGTCATGGCGGTCATGATTCCGGAAATATTGGCAATGGCCATAGCGAAAAAAATATAGCACTTAAAGTAACTTTGGAAGTGGGTAAGGAACTTGCTAAAAATCCAGACATTAAAGTCATTTACACACGCAAGACTGATGTTTTTATTGAGTTGCACGAACGTGCCAATATTGCCAATAAAGCAGATGCTGATTTATTTGTGTCCATCCATTGCAATGCGCATAGCTCACAAGCCAGCGGAACAGAAACTTTTGTCTTAGGGGAAAAGAATACAGGCCGTAACTTTGATGTGGCAAAACGTGAAAATGAAGTGATTTTCTTAGAGGATAATTATAAGGAGAATTATGAAGGTTTTGACCCGAGTTCGCCAGAATCTACAATAGCCATTGGTATTGAACAAGAAGTATATGTGGAGCAAAGTATTGTTTTAGCACGAAAAATAGAAGATAATTTTATAAGTAAAGCCAAACGTAAGAGTCGAGGATTAAAACAAGCGAGTTTATTGGTCATTAGAAACACTTATATGCCTAGTGTTTTGGTTGAAGTTGGTTTTTTGACCAATAAAAGTGAAGGTAGTTATCTCAATACTACAGCTGGACAATCTAAAATGGCAACCGCTATAAAAACGGCGATTTTAGATTATAAGAAAGAATTGGATTTGAATGTTGGAAGTCATATCATTGGTGCTACTCCAGAAATCAAGTTAGACATCGAAGCCGAAGATCCGCCTAGAATTATAGAAGGTGTGACCTTTAAGGTCCAAATTGCAGCCAGCTCCAGGGACTTGGAACCTAAACCCTATAATTTTAAAGGCCTTTCAGATATAACAAGGGATTACACAGGTAAAGTTTATAAATACTTTAGTGGAAAAACTTCAGATTATAACGAAATAATACGACTTCAAGAGGAAGCTAGAAAAGCGTATTCGGGTGCGTTTATTGTGGCTTACAAAGGGGACAAAAGAATAAGTATGTCCGAAGCTTTGAATTCTGATTCAGATTAA
- a CDS encoding PH domain-containing protein, whose product MNFTNLELHTESLPKVEDLDLKSISKSYFKIIILNQLALYAILIGLVFGVRYFIEKEEEVQLNLGYMLALVLGFCVVNFIISFLAFRKRKYAIREHDVVYSKGLIVHSVTTVPMSRIQHVEESRSWLARHFGLATLKIFTAGESGSDLSIKGLPHLEAKQIKEIISNKVNGSN is encoded by the coding sequence ATGAACTTCACCAATCTAGAACTACACACCGAAAGCTTACCAAAAGTTGAAGATCTTGATTTAAAATCCATTTCAAAATCCTATTTCAAAATTATAATATTGAATCAATTGGCGCTTTATGCTATTTTAATAGGTTTGGTTTTTGGAGTACGCTATTTTATCGAAAAGGAAGAGGAGGTACAGCTGAATTTAGGCTATATGCTTGCCTTAGTCTTAGGATTTTGTGTTGTAAATTTCATCATTAGTTTTTTAGCTTTTAGAAAACGGAAATATGCCATCCGAGAGCATGATGTGGTGTATTCCAAAGGTTTAATTGTCCATTCCGTAACTACAGTGCCGATGTCCAGGATTCAGCATGTGGAAGAATCCCGAAGTTGGTTGGCACGACATTTCGGGTTGGCAACACTGAAAATTTTTACAGCAGGAGAATCAGGAAGCGATTTAAGCATCAAAGGGTTGCCGCATCTCGAAGCTAAGCAAATTAAGGAAATCATTAGCAATAAGGTTAATGGAAGCAACTGA
- a CDS encoding ABC transporter ATPase, whose amino-acid sequence MLVDFNTLPEASRVWIYQANRSFSDEELDQLRTQLDTFIEAWTAHGKDLKAGYKLVYKRFIVIALDQQLNKATGCSIDASVNFIQQLEQQYNVDLMDKMNVSYKQGDFIAYKPLIDFKKMAQQKAVSKNTIVFNNLVTNIAEFNENWEVPASESWHSRFVK is encoded by the coding sequence ATGCTAGTCGATTTCAATACCTTACCAGAAGCATCCAGAGTTTGGATTTACCAAGCGAACCGTTCGTTTTCAGACGAAGAATTGGACCAATTGAGAACACAATTAGATACCTTTATTGAAGCTTGGACAGCCCATGGAAAAGATTTAAAAGCCGGTTATAAACTGGTTTATAAACGTTTTATAGTTATTGCTTTAGACCAGCAACTCAATAAGGCGACGGGTTGTTCCATTGATGCGTCGGTAAATTTTATTCAACAATTAGAACAGCAGTATAACGTGGATTTAATGGACAAAATGAACGTCTCTTATAAGCAAGGCGACTTTATTGCGTACAAACCATTGATTGATTTCAAAAAAATGGCACAACAAAAAGCGGTTTCAAAAAATACTATTGTTTTTAATAATCTCGTAACGAATATTGCAGAATTCAATGAAAATTGGGAGGTGCCTGCAAGTGAAAGTTGGCATAGCCGGTTTGTGAAGTAG